The window CGGTCCGCCTCCCGCGGCCGGCGACTCGCCCTCGGCTGCCGGCTCGCTCTCGGCCAACGCCCGGCTCTCGGCGGCGACGCGGTCGACGACCTCGGTGCGGTAGCTCGCCTCCCACGCGCTCAGGAACGCCTCGGCGAGCTCGTCGGCCGGGTCGGCGTCAGCGGCGTCGGGGCCGGTGGCGGCGTCGAGTTCGACGCCGAACCCGTCGAGCAGCGCGAGACGCACCGCGAGGTACTCCGCCAGCGTGATCGGGCACGCCGACTGCCACGCGCCGTCGTCGTCCGCGCGCCGCTTGATGAAGCCGGTCCACCCCGGGAGCGCGGCCAGCTGCGCCTCGAAGATCGGTACCCACTGGCTCTCCGGGTACGGGTCGAGGACGGCCTCGATCGCTTCGGTCGGGGTCTCGGGGAGCGACGCGAGGATCCCCTCGTCGGGGACCGCGGCGTCGTGTGCCGCCACCTCGCGGAAGGCGGCGTAGAACCCGTCGTCGCGGTCCGGCATCGACCACGCGGCGTGTCCCTCGTCGAGGAAGGCCGAGAGCCACTTCGTCAGCACGTGGTCGACCCGCTCGGCCCCCTCGTCAGACGGGGCCGCGTCCTCGTCAGACGGCGCCGACTCGACCGCGGCGTCCACGCGCTCCAGCAGCGTCTCCGGGTCGGCCTCGTAGCCGCGGTCAGCGAGCTCCGACTCGAGCGTCTCCCGGTCGATCCGCCCGTCGTCGAGCGCGGCCCGGAACGCCTCCCGGCTCGGGTAGCCGCGGCCGCCCAGCAGGTCGGCCGCCTGCGTCACCGCCTCGTCGAACGGCACGTTCTCGAACCCCGAAAGGGGGTTGGCGGTCACGAACGAGTGGATCGGCCAGACCGACCCGACCGTCGCCGCCGCCTCGTCGATGCTGTCGTGGATGACGCTGTCGTCGATGGTTGATTCGGTGCTCATTAGGCGCCTCCGTCGTCGTACTCTCCGGTGTTCGTCAGGACGGTACCGGGGGACGGGTGCCCCGCGTTCAGCAGCGCGACGTAGAGGCGCCGGCTGCGCTCGTGGACGCCGGCCTCCATCGCGAGGTACGCCGCGAGGAAGGCGACGGCCACGAGACCGTGGACCGCGGTCAGCTCGGTCGGCGCGGTGACGACCGGGAGCCCGGCCAAGAGCGTCGAAACGGCCCTGTACACCAGCGCGTACACGGTGATTGCCGGAAGGAAGGCCAGCGGGACCGCGCCGTAGCGGACCCCCGCCGGGAGCTCGGCGTGCCCGACCGCGCCGCGCGCCGCGTGGAGGGTAGTGAAAACCACGAACAGGACGAGCAGGAGACCGCTGTCGACGCTCGTCCCTTTCCCCGTCAGCAGCACGAAGACCGCGCCCCCCGCCAGTCCGGTCGCCAGCGTCACGGCGAGATCGAGGACGCGGAATCCGCCGGTCGCGTCCTTCGCCTTCTCGGCCGGGCTCGTCCGCTCGATCCCGCCGCCCGCGCCGAGGAACTGGTACGCCTTATAAAACCCGTGCAGAATCAGATGGGTGATCGCGGCCCCGAAGAAGCCGAGGCCGGCCTGCATGATCATGAATCCCATCTGCCCCACCGTGGAGCAGGCCAACTTGCTCTTAACGTCCGGGCGGACGGACTTGAGGAGCTTCCCAAGCAGCGCGCTGGCCGCGCCGACCGCGACGATCGCGAGCATGAGGGTCGCGTCGCCGGTGACGACCGGCGCGAAGCGTAACAGGAGGACGCCGCCGGCGTTGACGAAGCCGGCGTGCATCAGCGCCGACGCCGGCGTGGGCGCGGTCATCGAGGAGAGGAGCCAGCCGTGGAACGGCACGAGGGCGGACTGGATCATCGCCGCGAGGACGAGCGAGCCGGCGGCGACGAGCCATATCGGCCCGCCGAGCGCGTCGGCGGCCGCGGCGACGCCCGATACCGTCGTCGCGCCGGTCGCCCACCAGAGCGCCGCCAGCGCGACGCCGAGGAGCGCGCTGCTGGCGACGAAGTACCGCCGGGCGACCGCCGCGGCCGCCCGCGCCTGCTCCCAGCCGTCGACGATGCCGATCAGCCTCGCCATCGCCAGCCCCATCGCCAGCCACAGCAGTCCGAACAGGGCGAGGTGGTCGGCCGCGACGAGCGTCATCACGACCGTTACGAACCCGAACACGGTGAGGAAGAACTCCGTCTCGTGGGCGCTCCCCGCCATGTAGCGGCGCGAGTAGCTGTGGACGACGCCGCCGAAGAAGGCGACGACGACCCACATCAGGACGGTCAGCCCGTCGACGGCGACGACCCCGGGGATCTCCGGAGCGAACCCGAACCGAACTCGGCCGACGAGCGCGGCGACGCTCGCGGCGAACAGCGACCACGCGAGCCACGTGAGTGCGACGGGCACGACCGGCCTCTCGGCCGTCGTGTCCGGGAGCGCTCCGACCGCCGGTTTCGAGGTAGACCCTGACATCGTTCAGTCCGTGCGACCGTTCTCGGCAGCCGACGTGACTCCGCCGGGCCGATTCTGGTCGTCTTCACTCCGCTTTGAGAACAGATTGTGTATTAAATCTATTTATCTTCACAATTCGTTCGATATAACTACATTATAGAACATTATAGTTATTGGCGGCGGCAGAGGGGACTAGGCAAGGAGAAGGGTGGTGACGGGTCCGCGGGCCGGCTCGGACCGGCCGTCGCAGTCTCGCCGCCGCGACTGATCCGCTCCCGTTCGTCGACCTCGTTCACGGTTCGTTC is drawn from Halorubrum sp. CBA1229 and contains these coding sequences:
- a CDS encoding proton-conducting transporter membrane subunit; translation: MSGSTSKPAVGALPDTTAERPVVPVALTWLAWSLFAASVAALVGRVRFGFAPEIPGVVAVDGLTVLMWVVVAFFGGVVHSYSRRYMAGSAHETEFFLTVFGFVTVVMTLVAADHLALFGLLWLAMGLAMARLIGIVDGWEQARAAAAVARRYFVASSALLGVALAALWWATGATTVSGVAAAADALGGPIWLVAAGSLVLAAMIQSALVPFHGWLLSSMTAPTPASALMHAGFVNAGGVLLLRFAPVVTGDATLMLAIVAVGAASALLGKLLKSVRPDVKSKLACSTVGQMGFMIMQAGLGFFGAAITHLILHGFYKAYQFLGAGGGIERTSPAEKAKDATGGFRVLDLAVTLATGLAGGAVFVLLTGKGTSVDSGLLLVLFVVFTTLHAARGAVGHAELPAGVRYGAVPLAFLPAITVYALVYRAVSTLLAGLPVVTAPTELTAVHGLVAVAFLAAYLAMEAGVHERSRRLYVALLNAGHPSPGTVLTNTGEYDDGGA